One genomic region from Anopheles bellator chromosome 2, idAnoBellAS_SP24_06.2, whole genome shotgun sequence encodes:
- the LOC131212962 gene encoding tyrosine-protein kinase Fer: protein MGFSSALQGRAAHDALLNRQEAELKLLETMKRCLAQKAKCDREYAVSLVAVTQQGLKIDRSDDLQGSHIMRAWRSFMEELEHTAKQIRTNAEQLETVCHEKLTSLYQEKRRVRKQYQEEHTKIATQFSHLTEDVARKKSEYQKHLDYYKLLRGRFEEHIKSGRSGRKLDDVIDKYQKACRKLHQAHNEYVLLITEAVEVEKDFRTILLPGLLENQQSLQEGFIQAWSNLLMEIAKLSDTTSDKYADIQLRIESSIANINSTEEYRDFTEKHKTSPTAPVVFQFDESLVEDSLGKLQANTLTVDNLTVDWLRSRQTELEGTIKELQERQNKLFAEPNGTGSGASGSPAASPVGSPATKPSTPILNGTQNGTPGKDQTSNKSSKELSNLRCQERQTVKLVDMIRAALNEVGCEELPSGCDDLSVEHLIENKKSVSQDLSMTLSTNRPLHEEEWFHGVLPREEVVRLLRNEGDFLVRETTRNDESQTVLSVCWNGHKHFIVQTTAEGHYRFEGPAFPSIQELIVHQYQSELPVTGRSGAVLRKPVLRERWELSNDDVILLDKIGRGNFGDVYKAKLKSSKNTLVAVKTCRMTLPEEQKRKFLQEGRILKQYDHPNIVKLIGICVQKQPIMIVMELVAGGSLLMFLRKNATTLGQRQLMGMCRDAAAGMRYLESKNCIHRDLAARNCLIGSENIVKISDFGMSREEEEYIVSGGMKQIPIKWTAPEALNFGKYTSLCDVWSYGILVWEIFSRGDTPYSGMSNSMARERIDEGYRMPAPEGAPPEMYRLMLKCWMYEPESRPHFDEIYSVVDALLLCPKD from the exons ATGGGCTTCTCGTCCGCTCTACAAGGCCGAGCGGCGCACGATGCGCTGCTCAATCGGCAGGAAGCGGAACTGAAGCTGTTGGAAACGATGAAACGGTGTCTGGCGCAAAAGGCAAAGTGCGATCGAGAGTATGCCGTGTCCCTGGTGGCCGTCACACAGCAAGGGTTGAAGATTGACCGCTCCGATGATCTGCAAG GAAGCCATATAATGCGCGCGTGGCGTAGCTTTATGGAGGAACTAGAGCACACGGCCAAACAAATTCGGACCAACGCAGAGCAGCTGGAAACGGTATGCCACGAGAAGCTGACCAGCCTTTACCAGGAGAAGCGCCGCGTTCGGAAGCAGTACCAGGAGGAGCACACCAAAATCGCCACCCAGTTTAGCCAT CTCACAGAGGACGTTgcccgaaagaaaagcgaatATCAGAAACATTTAGACTACTATAAGCTGCTTCGAGGTCGCTTCGAGGAACATATCAAGT CCGGCAGATCCGGGCGTAAACTGGACGATGTCATCGACAAGTACCAGAAAGCCTGCCGGAAGCTACACCAGGCACACAACGAGTACGTCCTGCTCATCACCGAGGCGGTCGAGGTGGAGAAAGACTTCCGGACGATTCTGCTGCCCGGCTTACTCGAAAATCAGCAGTCCCTCCAGGAGGGCTTCATTCAGGCATG GAGCAACCTGCTGATGGAGATCGCCAAACTAAGCGACACCACGTCCGATAAGTACGCCGACATTCAGCTGCGCATTGAGTCGAGCATAGCGAACATCAACTCAACCGAGGAGTACCGGGATTTCAcggagaaacataaaacctcACCGACCGCCCCGGTCGTCTTTCAGTTCGACGAAAGTCTCGTCGAGGACAGTCTGGGCAAACTGCAAGCCAACACGCTGACGGTGGACAACCTGACGGTCGATTGGCTGCGCAGCCGGCAGACCGAGCTCGAAGGTACGATCAAGGAGCTGCAGGAGCGCCAAAACAAACTGTttgccgaaccgaacggtacCGGGAGCGGTGCATCCGGTTCACCCGCCGCCAGCCCTGTCGGTTCGCCGGCCACCAAACCCTCTACACCGATTCTAAATGGCACCCAAAACGGAACCCCAGGGAAGGACCAGACCAGCAATAA ATCGTCGAAGGAACTGAGCAACCTGCGGTGCCAAGAACGTCAGACGGTGAAGCTGGTCGATATGATCCGGGCAGCGTTGAATGAGGTCGGTTGCGAGGAGCTACCATCCGGTTGTGACGACCTGTCGGTAGAACACCTTATCGAGAACAAAAAGTCTGTCAGTCAAGACCTTTCG ATGACGCTGTCCACGAATCGTCCGTTGCACGAAGAGGAATGGTTTCACGGTGTACTACCCCGGGAGGAAGTAGTTCGATTGCTTCGAAATGAAGGCGACTTTCTGGTACGAGAGACTACACGCAACGACGAAAGCCAAACCGTACTCAGTGTCTGCTGGAACGGACACAAACACTTTATTGTACAGACAACAGCGGAA GGACACTATCGCTTCGAAGGACCGGCGTTCCCGAGCATACAGGAGCTGATCGTGCACCAGTATCAATCAGAGCTGCCAGTGACGGGTCGTTCAGGTGCAGTATTGCGTAAGCCGGTACTACGCGAGCGCTGGGAGCTCAGCAACGATGACGTGATTCTGCTGGACAAGATCGGTCGCGGGAACTTCGGCGACGTGTACAAAGCGAAACTTAAGTCATCTAAAAACACGTTGGTTGCGGTAAAAACGTGCCGAATGACGCTGCCGGAGGAACAAAAGCGTAAATTTCTTCAAGAGGGTCGCATATTGAAGCAGTACGATCATCCCAACATAGTCAAGCTGATCGGTATTTGCGTGCAGAAACAACCGATCATGATTGTCATGGAACTGGTGGCCGGAGGTTCACTGTTGATGTTCTTGCGCAAAAATGCCACCACGCTCGGCCAACGGCAGCTAATGGGAATGTGCCGAGATGCAGCAGCCGGCATGAGGTACTTGGAATCGAAGAACTGCATACACCGAGATCTTGCCGCTCGAAACTGTCTGATAGGGAGCGAGAATATAGTAAAAATTTCCGACTTTGGAATGTCTCGCGAGGAAGAAGAATACATCG TATCCGGTGGCATGAAGCAAATCCCGATCAAGTGGACCGCACCGGAGGCACTGAATTTTGGCAAATACACATCGTTATGCGATGTCTGGTCGTACGGAATTCTAGTATGGGAAATTTTCAGTCGCGGCGACACGCCCTACTCGGGCATGAGCAACTCGATGGCACGCGAGCGAATCGACGAAGGCTACCGGATGCCTGCGCCGGAAGGTGCTCCGCCCGAGATGTACCGTCTCATGCTGAAGTGCTGGATGTACGAACCGGAAAGTCGACCACACTTTGACGAAATCTATAGCGTGGTCGATGCACTGTTGCTTTGCCCCAAGGACTGA
- the LOC131209998 gene encoding translation initiation factor eIF-2B subunit alpha encodes MKEMNQEFDVARHFVSVLEMDDSISPGIAAIKTLLMVLEKTKFDTVQELHTTIQSAVSAMRHTDKPMTSVVSGTELFSRFITLAKFDDKTMDEVRDIMLTRGKMFLTKLLESRNVIAKQAITFINDGCRILTHARSRTVREALILAAQRNKRFHVFITQSAPDHHGKQMADELEKAGIECTIILDTAVGYVMETVDMVLVGAEGVVESGGIINRIGTVTMAICAKEMKKPFYALVESFKFCRLYPLNQRDLPDDYKYNKNNLQNKAKAHPMVDYTPPGYITLLFTDLGILAPSAVSDELIKLYL; translated from the exons ATGAAGGAAATGAACCAGGAATTTG ATGTTGCAAGGCATTTCGTCAGCGTGCTGGAAATGGATGATAGTATTTCTCCTGGTATTGCCGCAATCAAAACGCTACTGATGGTGCTGGAGAAGACAAAAT TTGATACCGTACAGGAGCTACACACGACGATCCAATCAGCGGTAAGTGCAATGCGGCATACGGACAAACCGATGACTTCGGTTGTTTCCGGGACCGAGTTGTTTTCGCGCTTCATAACGCTCGCCAAGTTCGACGATAAGACGATGGACGAAGTTCGAGACATCATGCTAACCCGAGGGAAAATGTTCTTAACCAAGTTGCTCGAAAGCAGAAATGTGATCGCGAAGCAGGCGATTACCTTCATTAATGATGGCTGT AGAATTTTGACCCACGCGCGTTCGCGAACAGTCCGTGAAGCGCTTATATTGGCGGCACAACGCAACAAACGTTTCCACGTATTCATCACACAGAGTGCACCAGACCATCATGG CAAACAGATGGCAGACGAATTGGAAAAAGCTGGTATCGAATGCACTATCATCCTGGACACGGCAGTTGGATACGTGATGGAGACAGTGGACATGGTGCTGGTCGGTGCCGAAGGTGTGGTAGAGAGCGGCGGGATTATAAATCGCATCGGTACCGTAACCATGGCAATATGTGCGAAGGAAATGAAGAAACCATTTTATGCGCTTGTGGAGAGCTTTAAGTTTTGCCGTTTGTATCCGTTGAACCAACGAGATCTTCCCGACGATTATAAG TATAATAAGAATAATTTGCAGAACAAAGCGAAGGCTCATCCGATGGTAGACTACACACCTCCCGGTTATATCACTCTTCTCTTTACCGATTTGGGCATACTGGCCCCATCAGCCGTGAGCGATGAGTTGATCAAACTGTACTTGTAG